The proteins below come from a single Parageobacillus toebii NBRC 107807 genomic window:
- a CDS encoding ABC transporter ATP-binding protein: protein MKNSAIIQVENLSKSFPNQGKLEPVLQQISFRIEKGEIISILGQSGCGKSTLLNIIGGFEKPDQGHVLLDGNVVERPSRRCVMLFQHYGLLPWRSVLKNVELGLEGMNLTSEQRRSRAFDYLKLVGLHDYAERFPHELSGGMQQRVAIARALAIQPEVILMDEPFAALDTFNRYYLQDELLRLQDKEKTTIILVTHDIDEAVYLSDRVLIMSANPGRIHRELKIDTPRPRDRSHSDFQYYRKIILEEFHFHRPTPPIDYNI, encoded by the coding sequence TTGAAAAATTCAGCAATCATTCAAGTGGAGAATTTGAGCAAAAGCTTTCCTAATCAAGGAAAATTAGAACCAGTGCTCCAACAAATCTCCTTTCGCATAGAAAAAGGGGAAATCATCTCCATCCTTGGCCAGAGCGGCTGCGGAAAAAGTACACTTTTAAATATTATCGGCGGTTTCGAAAAACCAGACCAAGGTCATGTCCTGTTGGATGGAAATGTAGTGGAAAGACCTAGCCGGCGATGTGTAATGTTATTCCAACATTATGGCCTCCTGCCTTGGCGTTCCGTCCTGAAAAATGTCGAGTTAGGTCTCGAAGGGATGAACTTAACCTCCGAACAACGACGAAGCCGGGCTTTCGATTATCTAAAGCTAGTTGGTTTACATGACTATGCTGAACGCTTTCCCCATGAATTGTCAGGCGGGATGCAACAACGAGTCGCGATTGCCCGGGCGCTTGCGATTCAACCAGAGGTAATATTAATGGACGAACCGTTTGCCGCACTGGACACTTTTAACCGTTATTATTTACAAGACGAACTCTTGCGTCTTCAAGATAAAGAAAAGACAACCATCATTCTTGTGACCCATGATATTGACGAAGCAGTATATTTATCAGATCGGGTGTTGATCATGAGCGCAAATCCTGGCCGAATCCATAGAGAATTAAAAATTGACACCCCAAGGCCTAGAGATCGAAGTCACAGCGACTTCCAATATTATCGAAAGATTATTCTTGAAGAATTTCATTTTCATCGTCCGACCCCTCCCATTGATTATAATATTTAA
- a CDS encoding 4a-hydroxytetrahydrobiopterin dehydratase, which translates to MRLTEEEVQSLLQEMEGWKLVEERWIAKKYRFQDYLQGIEFVRQIAAISEEANHHPFISIDYKLITVKISSWRAKGLTKLDFELAKKYDEVYDKMK; encoded by the coding sequence ATGCGGTTAACAGAGGAAGAAGTGCAATCTCTTTTACAAGAGATGGAAGGTTGGAAGTTGGTGGAGGAGCGATGGATTGCGAAAAAGTATCGCTTTCAAGACTATTTGCAAGGAATCGAATTTGTGCGGCAAATTGCGGCCATTTCGGAAGAAGCAAACCATCATCCGTTCATTTCCATTGATTATAAGTTAATCACGGTAAAGATTTCGTCTTGGCGAGCGAAAGGACTCACGAAGCTCGATTTCGAACTGGCGAAAAAATATGATGAGGTTTACGACAAAATGAAATGA
- a CDS encoding DUF4937 domain-containing protein: protein MLLKWIRCEVEEEKKALFSAAQEKWRDLKGCPGFLGQIGGWNIAKPQEACILAFWENLDFYQSFIE, encoded by the coding sequence ATGCTTTTGAAATGGATTCGATGTGAAGTGGAGGAAGAGAAGAAAGCTTTGTTTTCCGCCGCGCAAGAAAAATGGCGCGATTTGAAAGGATGCCCTGGTTTTCTCGGGCAAATTGGCGGCTGGAATATTGCAAAGCCGCAAGAAGCGTGTATATTGGCGTTTTGGGAAAATCTTGATTTTTATCAATCCTTTATTGAGTGA
- the trpB gene encoding tryptophan synthase subunit beta, with product MSLVQQRRGYFGEFGGSFVPPALQEALDYLEEQFLKYKDDPAFNDEFKFYLKEYVGRENPLTFAVRLTERLGGAKIYLKREDLNHTGSHKINNVIGQILLAKRMGAKRIIAETGAGQHGVATATACAMFGIDCTIYMGEEDTRRQALNVFRMELLGAKVVSVSKGQRRLKDAVDEALNDFVQNYKDTFYLLGSAVGPHPYPSIVKHFQSVISEESKRQILEKEGRLPDVVIACVGGGSNAIGAFAHYIDEPSVRLIGVEPEKAATLTKGVPAVLHGFKCLVLLDEEGNPQPTYSIAAGLDYPGIGPEHSHLKVSGRAEYYTVTNEEVLEAFQLLSKTEGIIPALESAHAVAYAIKLAPTLDKDQIIIVNLSGRGDKDVEQVFHMLK from the coding sequence ATGAGTTTAGTTCAGCAAAGAAGAGGTTATTTCGGAGAATTTGGCGGAAGCTTCGTGCCGCCAGCATTGCAGGAAGCGCTTGATTATTTGGAGGAGCAATTTCTCAAGTACAAAGACGATCCAGCGTTTAACGATGAATTTAAGTTTTATTTAAAGGAGTATGTCGGCCGTGAAAATCCGCTTACATTTGCGGTTCGGCTCACTGAACGTTTAGGCGGGGCGAAAATCTATCTAAAGCGCGAAGATTTGAACCATACAGGTTCGCATAAAATTAATAACGTCATCGGACAGATTTTGCTTGCAAAACGAATGGGGGCGAAACGCATAATTGCCGAAACCGGGGCGGGACAACATGGTGTCGCCACCGCGACGGCTTGCGCGATGTTTGGCATTGATTGCACCATTTATATGGGCGAGGAAGATACAAGACGCCAGGCATTAAACGTGTTTCGCATGGAGCTTTTAGGCGCAAAAGTCGTTTCGGTATCAAAAGGACAGAGAAGATTAAAGGATGCCGTCGATGAAGCGTTGAATGACTTTGTTCAAAACTATAAGGATACGTTCTATTTGCTTGGTTCAGCGGTTGGACCTCATCCGTATCCAAGTATCGTTAAACATTTTCAGTCTGTTATAAGCGAAGAAAGCAAACGGCAAATTTTGGAAAAAGAAGGACGTTTGCCTGATGTCGTCATCGCTTGCGTTGGCGGTGGAAGCAACGCGATTGGCGCGTTTGCTCATTATATCGATGAACCAAGCGTGCGCCTGATTGGCGTCGAGCCGGAAAAAGCGGCGACACTTACCAAAGGTGTCCCGGCCGTGCTTCATGGGTTTAAATGCTTAGTATTGTTGGATGAAGAAGGAAATCCTCAGCCGACTTATTCGATTGCCGCCGGTCTTGACTATCCGGGAATTGGTCCTGAGCATAGCCATCTGAAAGTATCCGGACGTGCCGAATATTATACGGTGACAAATGAGGAAGTTCTTGAAGCATTCCAGCTTTTGTCGAAAACGGAAGGGATTATTCCAGCGCTTGAGAGCGCCCACGCGGTTGCTTATGCAATAAAATTGGCACCAACATTGGATAAAGATCAAATTATAATCGTTAATCTTTCAGGGCGTGGCGATAAAGACGTTGAGCAAGTGTTTCATATGTTAAAGTAA
- a CDS encoding ABC transporter ATP-binding protein, whose protein sequence is MKIVDVKNLTKTYKKNRGIKNLTFSIEEGEIFGFIGPNGAGKSTTIRTLLNFIYPTSGSATIFGKDIIKHSKEIRQNVGYLPSEVHYYDDMKVIDLLKYSAGFYKKFDSKRMKELAERLDLDLNRKIEDLSFGNRKKVGIVQALLHEPKLLILDEPTGGLDPLMQNTFFELLAEEREKGATIIFSSHILSEVQKMCDRVAIIKEGELIKVETIENLTKNNLKNITITFDQSGPIDFNLEGVVKKEVNGNEMTLLYSGDMKALLHKLNTLPVKDLLIGEPTLEEVFMHYYEK, encoded by the coding sequence ATGAAAATTGTAGACGTCAAGAATTTGACCAAGACGTATAAAAAAAACAGGGGAATAAAAAACCTTACATTTTCCATTGAAGAAGGGGAAATTTTTGGTTTTATCGGCCCGAACGGAGCAGGCAAGAGCACAACCATTCGAACACTTTTAAATTTCATATATCCGACTAGCGGAAGTGCGACTATTTTCGGAAAGGATATCATCAAACACTCAAAAGAAATAAGACAAAACGTCGGTTATCTGCCGTCTGAAGTCCATTATTATGATGATATGAAGGTGATCGATTTATTAAAATACTCCGCTGGCTTTTACAAAAAATTTGATTCAAAGAGAATGAAAGAACTGGCAGAAAGACTTGACTTGGATCTTAATAGAAAAATTGAGGATCTTTCATTTGGAAACCGAAAAAAGGTTGGGATTGTCCAGGCGCTTTTGCATGAGCCAAAACTTCTAATTTTAGATGAACCGACAGGTGGACTCGACCCGCTAATGCAGAACACCTTTTTTGAGCTTCTTGCGGAGGAAAGAGAGAAGGGGGCAACGATCATTTTCTCCTCCCATATTCTTTCTGAAGTGCAAAAAATGTGTGATCGGGTCGCTATTATTAAGGAAGGGGAGCTTATTAAAGTAGAAACGATTGAAAATCTCACAAAGAACAATTTGAAAAATATCACGATTACTTTTGACCAATCGGGACCAATCGACTTCAATCTGGAAGGAGTAGTTAAGAAAGAGGTAAACGGCAATGAAATGACACTGCTTTACAGCGGGGATATGAAGGCGCTTCTGCATAAATTAAATACTCTGCCGGTTAAGGATCTATTAATCGGAGAACCGACTCTTGAAGAAGTATTTATGCATTACTATGAAAAGTGA
- a CDS encoding ABC transporter permease subunit encodes MIFKREFKRNLKSLIIWSIVLSGLILLTLSIYPQFAEQQKEMTKLLEAYPESIKKAFGMNELNMGDLMGFYGVEIYMMTTLLGSIYSAIFASNILAKEENEKTIEFLLSKPVTRSRIVTEKLLAVLVNILIFNVVSAVASIIGFQFAKDPDVPTDTFSLLIAATILLHLTFGAIAFMLSSMMKKTRNILSISLGIVLAAYFMNVMAGISEDLEFLKYISPFKYVDAASIINDNEIEPLYIFIMAAVILISIFASYMVYKKKDIAV; translated from the coding sequence ATGATTTTTAAGAGAGAGTTTAAGCGAAATTTAAAATCATTGATCATTTGGAGCATCGTGCTCAGCGGGCTTATTTTATTGACGTTAAGTATTTATCCTCAGTTTGCCGAGCAGCAAAAAGAAATGACCAAACTCCTTGAGGCCTATCCGGAATCGATTAAAAAAGCGTTCGGAATGAATGAGTTAAACATGGGAGATTTGATGGGTTTTTACGGGGTAGAAATTTATATGATGACCACCCTGTTAGGAAGCATATACTCGGCAATCTTTGCATCCAATATTCTGGCCAAAGAAGAAAATGAAAAAACGATTGAATTTTTGTTGTCAAAGCCTGTCACAAGAAGCCGAATCGTAACAGAAAAACTTCTGGCCGTTTTGGTAAATATTTTGATTTTTAACGTAGTTTCAGCCGTAGCAAGCATCATTGGATTTCAATTTGCAAAAGACCCGGATGTTCCGACAGACACATTTAGTTTATTAATCGCCGCAACGATATTGCTTCATTTGACGTTCGGTGCAATTGCGTTTATGTTGTCGTCGATGATGAAAAAAACAAGAAACATCCTTTCGATCTCACTGGGGATTGTCCTAGCTGCCTACTTTATGAATGTGATGGCAGGGATATCGGAAGACTTAGAGTTCCTAAAATATATAAGCCCGTTTAAATATGTGGACGCCGCCTCCATTATTAATGATAACGAGATTGAGCCTTTGTATATCTTTATTATGGCTGCGGTTATTTTGATTAGTATCTTCGCTTCATATATGGTATATAAAAAGAAAGATATTGCAGTCTAA
- a CDS encoding TetR/AcrR family transcriptional regulator, which translates to MKLEVLKLYSAFEKQPKEKKDLIIKVAIEEFVKNGYEKTSTDVITRRAGISKGILFHYFKSKKNLYLYLVNYVKDFLTELAMEEMKKIQSDDFFERIKEIVLLKQKLTVQYLQETQFITDAFTNPPVAVKKEMEEIIKKHYEAYQEDFLLKHVYIKDLIQTEKLREDISVDTAIRMTMLIAEQLSNKYMAIYKNKQMDVMSGVESLIRELNEYLKIIKYGIYKPE; encoded by the coding sequence ATGAAATTAGAGGTGTTAAAATTGTATTCAGCATTTGAAAAGCAGCCTAAAGAGAAAAAAGACTTGATCATCAAAGTGGCCATCGAGGAATTTGTGAAGAATGGTTATGAAAAGACCTCTACAGATGTTATTACGAGACGGGCGGGAATTTCCAAGGGAATCCTTTTTCATTATTTTAAGAGCAAGAAAAACTTATACCTTTATTTAGTGAATTATGTGAAGGACTTTCTGACGGAACTAGCAATGGAAGAAATGAAAAAAATCCAATCTGATGATTTCTTTGAAAGGATCAAAGAAATCGTCCTGTTGAAACAAAAACTAACGGTTCAGTATCTCCAAGAAACTCAGTTTATTACGGATGCCTTTACTAATCCTCCAGTGGCAGTAAAGAAGGAAATGGAAGAAATTATTAAGAAACATTACGAAGCTTATCAGGAAGATTTTTTGCTGAAGCATGTCTATATTAAAGATCTGATCCAAACGGAAAAACTTAGAGAGGATATTTCCGTGGATACCGCGATCCGCATGACCATGTTGATTGCCGAACAGCTGTCTAATAAGTATATGGCTATATACAAAAATAAGCAAATGGATGTCATGAGTGGTGTGGAGTCTTTGATAAGGGAACTGAATGAATATCTTAAGATTATTAAATATGGAATCTATAAACCAGAATAG
- a CDS encoding Na+/H+ antiporter NhaC family protein, with translation MELRKGNLFALFPFVIFLVLFIGAGVVTGDFYKFPVIVAILIAASISLMMNRKESLTKKVEVFTKGAGNADVMLMVIIFLLAGAFSEVTKKMGAVESTVNLALSVVPQNLLIAGLFVIGCFISISMGTSMGTIVALAPIGVGISEQTDISLALSMAAVIGGAMFGDNLSFISDTTIAAVRTQNTRMKEKFKVNFFIVLPAAIITIVLFWAITAGEQAEITNQSFHWMKILPYLGVLITALMGVNVLVVLAGGILLAGIIGLLDGSYSAMGLIQAIGDGVAGMQELSLLAILISGMVEVIKHNGGIDYLLQLVTRNVKSKKGAQFGIAGLVSLTNLSTANNTISILIAGPLAKNIADQYDIDPRKSASILDIFSCCFQGLIPYGAQMLVAAGVASISPLSILQYSFYPFLIGVCGMIAIVFDFPKLKTQKEVKADLQANKAV, from the coding sequence GTGGAGTTAAGAAAAGGCAATCTGTTTGCGTTATTTCCGTTTGTGATCTTTTTAGTGTTGTTCATTGGCGCAGGCGTGGTTACAGGCGATTTTTATAAATTTCCAGTCATTGTAGCAATTTTGATTGCGGCAAGTATTTCGTTGATGATGAATCGGAAAGAGTCTTTAACGAAGAAAGTGGAAGTGTTCACAAAAGGGGCTGGAAATGCCGATGTCATGTTAATGGTCATCATTTTCTTATTAGCAGGAGCATTTTCGGAAGTAACTAAAAAAATGGGGGCTGTTGAATCAACGGTTAATTTGGCTCTTTCCGTTGTTCCGCAAAATTTATTAATAGCCGGTTTATTTGTCATTGGATGTTTTATCTCTATTTCGATGGGAACGTCCATGGGAACGATTGTAGCGTTAGCGCCGATTGGAGTCGGAATTAGTGAACAAACCGATATTTCTTTGGCATTATCTATGGCAGCTGTCATTGGCGGTGCTATGTTTGGAGATAATCTATCTTTTATCTCTGATACAACGATTGCGGCAGTTCGTACACAAAATACAAGAATGAAAGAAAAGTTTAAGGTGAACTTTTTCATTGTTTTACCAGCGGCAATCATCACCATCGTTCTTTTCTGGGCCATTACTGCTGGAGAGCAAGCGGAAATTACGAATCAATCTTTTCATTGGATGAAAATTTTACCTTACCTTGGTGTATTAATAACAGCATTAATGGGCGTTAATGTACTAGTCGTGTTAGCAGGCGGTATTTTATTAGCAGGAATCATCGGCCTTCTTGATGGAAGCTACAGTGCAATGGGCCTCATTCAAGCCATCGGTGACGGGGTCGCCGGAATGCAGGAATTGTCATTGCTTGCGATCTTAATTTCCGGTATGGTGGAAGTCATTAAACATAACGGTGGAATCGATTATTTACTTCAATTAGTAACAAGAAATGTAAAGTCAAAAAAAGGGGCACAATTCGGTATCGCGGGATTAGTGAGTTTAACCAATCTTTCAACAGCAAACAATACGATCTCCATTTTAATTGCTGGTCCACTTGCAAAAAACATTGCTGATCAATATGACATTGATCCGCGTAAATCTGCCAGCATATTGGATATTTTCTCATGCTGTTTCCAGGGGCTCATCCCATATGGTGCGCAAATGCTTGTGGCAGCAGGTGTTGCTTCCATTTCACCATTAAGTATTTTGCAGTATTCGTTCTACCCATTCTTAATTGGAGTTTGTGGCATGATCGCGATTGTGTTTGACTTTCCAAAATTAAAAACACAAAAAGAAGTAAAGGCAGACTTACAAGCGAATAAAGCGGTATAA